Proteins co-encoded in one Xiphophorus couchianus chromosome 3, X_couchianus-1.0, whole genome shotgun sequence genomic window:
- the nrsn1 gene encoding neurensin-1, with protein MTSCSEICGSEYREQAQSGGNGQQYGVRSYLHQFYEECTGSIWERDEDFQIQRSPSRWSSLLWKVCLTFGTLILVTGLIVVLVGYATPTMTETFGEDDLLFVDSYAVRFNRALDVCKLTGAVLFCVGGTSMAVGLLLSAFAKSYSKDELYLQHKFKERLADLHATVGSPMMKAPTPGEGKVPVTLSKVQNIQPVATKAET; from the exons ATGACTTCGTGCTCAGAGATCTGTGGGTCGGAATACAGAGAGCAGGCTCAATCCGGCGGAAACGGCCAACAGTACGGAGTCCGCTCCTACCTCCACCAG TTCTATGAGGAGTGCACAGGTTCTATCTGGGAACGTGATGAAGATTTTCAGATTCAGAGATCGCCAAGCAGGTGGAGCTCTTTACTCTGGAAG GTCTGTCTCACGTTTGGAACGCTGATCCTTGTTACAGGtcttattgttgttttggtgGGTTACGCAACACCGACTATGACTGAAACCTTTGGTGAAGATGATCTCCTGTTTGTTGACAG CTACGCTGTCCGTTTCAACCGTGCACTGGATGTCTGCAAGCTGACCGGTGCGGTGCTGTTCTGTGTGGGTGGCACCTCCATGGCTGTGGGTCTTCTGCTGTCTGCCTTTGCTAAAAGCTACTCCAAAGACGAACTGTACCTGCAGCACAAGTTTAAGGAGCGGTTAGCAGATCTCCATGCAACAGTTG GTTCACCAATGATGAAAGCACCAACTCCTGGGGAGGGAAAGGTGCCTGTAACGCTCTCCAAAGTTCAGAACATACAACCTGTGGCCACAAAAGCAGAGACCTGA